The nucleotide window CCCTTCATGTTTATAGTCGACGGATAAAAATAGACACATTTCTACAGTGCATCAACACACACGGATGGTTAACTATTTGCCCTACATTACCATACGAAACATCCAGCGGGCCAGAAAACAATGTACATAGCATTACGCTGAATTATTTCGTTGGTTATGCACGAtccgaaaaatttttttttacgggcATTTACATGTTAGGATGAGAGGCACAAATGTACTTACTGTAGAAACTAGTGTAGAAGATTTTGCTCAAATTGTTGCTGGCATTGTCACAGCAAAGTCACCGTATTTGGCCGTTGGTTGTCAGCACCTGACAGTTGCAAATAAGTATCGGTAGTATTTGTTAAAGGTCGGGTGACGCAACTGGTAGACGTGATAGAAAACCCCCATGTGAGCGTTTCCTGCAATCGAAAACAATTGACGGTGTCACTTTATACTTCCATAGTTTAGAACTGAATAAACGATAACCCAGTTGTTTAACTTCATGTTTACACACTTAACCTTTAATACGCAAAGTTGTCTCACCTTTTTTGGGGTATCGTTTCACTTCCATTTGGAATTCTTGCAGCCCTCTCAAGTTAAGAATTCCACCTAGATGTATGTTTCTGCACGGACTTTTAGACGTGGAGTTATCTTCCAGGACTGTGCTAGTTAAgttcgtttcatttttgtcAGCTTCAGTTAAAGATGAACAAAGACTTTTCATCAAATGAGCTACTGGGGCCTATGTAGTTTGTGAGAAACAGAGAAAAAGTCGAATCAAAATTGTAGttgaaggagaaaagaaaagaagcggCCATCATTTCGTCCACGATTCCCTTAGCTCCGACAAGTTGATGTTTTTCTACGTAAGAAACTGAAGGCGTTTCGGGATtatcaaaagcaaaaaaagtaTTAAAAGACATGAAAAGTATAAATGCCGAAAGGGGATAAACTCTAAAGTCAGTTTGAACTTGATTAGCAATCACATGCATTACACGTACAACACACTTGCACGTATGGTGGAACACACAATTAGGGCACCTTCCTTGCGCAATTGGAAAGCCTGACTGCTGTGAGAatggaaaattgaaaatgaccCTGTTCGATTCTGAGACAATAAGGATGGGGTAGAAAATTGCGTTTTGCATTCAGGAGAAAGGACGGGGACATCTTTCCTCATTTTCCATTCCACGAGTCTTTAAAATTCTATACAGCTGCAGGTAATAAGCAAAGGCAGAATGCAGAGGTTGGGTGAGCATTCTTTGGGAagagatgaagtcatcaacaacaaaagaaattaaggTTGACTATAACATTTTGGCGGTTTTCAAGCATAAACTGATGaatgattattatttgaaaaaaagataaaatagGCAAATAGTTGGTGGATTTCAGATTGGTCTCTAGCGGTTGCGAAATGAAGAGATAAGATTGTGTGCAGCTATTGATATAAAACAGAGGGGGAAATACACAAAGTATGTTGATTTGTTAAACATATTATTTAGTGCCTTACCTGGTTGTGCGTGACGTGTGTGAACCTTTTACCGAAAGTCGCGTACATAGGTAAAAAgaacgaaaattaagttttaaaaatatttgtttttaatagTTATCTCCCTTACAGTTAGGCTCTAGGATGGACTTCATAGTTAACTTGTTTTTTCCTAAGAAATCTGTAGATTATAACAAGAATGACGTTTTGGGCACTGGCATTTCTGGTCAAGTTTTCTCAGGCACTTTTAATGGGGAAAAGGTCGCTGTTAAGaggattttgaaaaatgtggGCAACAATTTGGACGAAGCTGCTCAGAAAAAGGAAGAGGACACCATGAAAATTCTGGACCATCAAAACGTTCTCAAACTCATTGACGTTCAGAATGACGATAATTTCAAGTACCAATGTTCATTAAAATAAGTTAACGCAGTTTAATCTATTTGTTACTGCTCATTGCAAGGTATTTGATTTTGGAATTCTGCGTCGGTACACTTTTCGATTACGTCAAAGGAGACTATAAGGGCGAAATTCCTTCCGAGATCGACGGAATGATTCAAATGGCTAGCGGATTACTTTACATCCATTCCAATCGTTTTGTCCATCGAGACATAAAACCAGGAAACGTATTGATTTCTCCAAAgttcattttgaaaatatcGGATTTTGGATTCAGCCGGGGAGTCACAGGCTCCGGAAGTTTTTCTATGTCCAGTGGACCAAAAGGCACACGAGTCTATTACTCCCCAGAATTCCTTTCGACggaggagaaaacaaaaaaagagaaagaacaaaTCCGCGTTAACGTCTCGATCGACATCTTTTCACTGGGATGTCTCTTTTTCAATTACCTTACGATGGGCGGTCATCCGTTTGCCAATGGAGGGCCTCCCAATGAAGTTCTCACTCCCACTAATATTCAAAACGATGAAAAGATCCTCAATGGCACGATGGGTAAGCATATCAGAAAGAATTGTGAATGAATAACGAGTTTTAAAAGCGCAgatgaaatgtttttcttattagGTTTACAGGAGAATCATTATGCATATGCCATGATTGACGGGATGACTGAAAAAGATCCCAGTAACCGTTGGAAATTAGAACAAGCCCTAGAAACCCTTAATGATGAAGCTAAAAGAATTAGAACGGAATAAAATTCAATTACAATTTCTGTTTTAAGATGTGCATTTGCTAGTTGTTTATTCGGTTAGGAAAAAAATCTTATcttaaaagagaaagaacacTGGCAGGCAAGAGGATATCTGCATCGCAACACGAAATGATATCacgttttgttgttgtttatattACAGCTTACATGattacgtgtgtgtgtgggctATAAGACGTTTTTGCTTTCAAATAAAGTACATCAGGCAAGACAGACGCCATTGGCTCACAATTGTAACACAGTGAAATACGATAACGTCGTCAAGCAATTAATGCTGGGGTAAATACACAACAGGTGGAACGAGAAAATGCTGAATTCCATTTTATCGTTGGCTATTTCAATTACTGGGAACAGTTGTTCATTCTATAATTAAATATTACGGAAATAAAAGTGCTCTACAAACAGACGGACAAGGCACAATCGTCCGTTTCAAATGGATTCGCAAACGTTGAAGCAAGtgccaaaaaacaaaaggttgAATGATTGAATCATCACAGCTATTTTAAAATGCTTATCTGAGCAAAACGATGCTAATTCTTGTGGTCTTGGAAGACAAATATCATTCGAGAAAAAACCCGCTTAAATTGCATGTTGCAAGTCAAAATACACAGCAGTTAAACTACTTCTTTTGTAGTTCGGGAATATGGACAAAACAAGCTCTCACGTCAGAAGATGGGATATCAGTTTTCTTTACgctaaaaaaaatgagctcGTGTTTCTAACTAATAAGACAGTAGTTAAATGTTCACTATTGCAACATTTTATCAAacaaattatatttttttaactccGCTACAAACTAAGCAAATTGCCCAACAGTGAGATTTGTCCATATCTTGACAATGAATAAGATAAGACTATTTTGGCTGCATGAAATCATgggacaaaaacaaaagaaaacccaaATTCTATCAGAGTTGTATGAACTAGCAATAGCTCAAGCCCAACCTCGAAAGTTAAGCCATTTTTAATCAAACGTGAATCTGATTTCCTGATACTACAATAATGTCCGTCACAGGCGAGTACGAAACGTCCGTTTCACAAGATGCCACGTTTCTGGGTAAAGGAGCTTACGGTATTGTTTACGAAGGATCATGGAATGAGAAGAGGGTGGCCATTAAGCGGATTGACAAGACTGAATTCTTCGTTTCAAACAGTTCCGCCGATTCAACCAACGCCCGACAGCAAAGGGAGGAGGAAAACATGAAAAAGTTGGACCATCCCAACGTCCTCAAACTCCTTCACGTCGAAATCGACAAAAATTACAAGTAAGTTCAAGTTACTTTGATAAATCAGCTATTCAAAACAGACAATAATATCGTTATGGGTAAGGTATTTTTATCTCGAGTTGTGCGAAGGCACGATTGGAGATTACATCAGAGGAAATTATACTGGTCCCATGCCACCCCCTGAAGCTGATTCCCTGTATCAAATGGCCAGTGGATTGGCTTACATCCACTCAATGGGCCTGGTGCATCGAGACGTCAAAGACGACAACGTTTTGATATACAAATCAACTACTGAAGAAAAAACCAGGCTCAAGATTTCCGATTTTGGCTTTTCAAAGCCAACGACGGCCAGTGGCACCTACTCGTTGAAAAGTGGCGTCAAAGGTACGCGACGCTACTTTTCACCTGAGCTGCTCATGTTATCCGATGAGCAAGCCAAATCCGGTATCCTAGATCATCAGAGGAGCAACATTTCATCCGACATCTTCGCCCTAGGTTGCCTCTTTTACAGCTATTTGACTAAAGGAAAACATCCGTTCGAAGATTCTAGGGGATTCTACCTCATTCCGGCGAACGTTCTGGAAGGAAAGTACAACCTTGAAGGTAAAGACATtagagtttttatttttagctatGATTGCTAATGGatctttttaatttattcgTAGGGATCACCGACCCGCTTTTCCAATCCATTGTCGAGGGAATGATTGCTGCTGTTCCAGTTACACGCTTGGGTCTTGACGCGGTCCAGTTAAAACTAACTCCTCGTTTAACGCATTAACATATTAAGAAACAGAAGCAGTCTCATCGGAAACTGACCGATACCTCGTTAACAAGGACAAAGATAAATCTGGAAAACATTCTACGCGAGCAAGGAGCTTCGTGCACAAGAGAAGAACTAATTCAGTTAACTTGCAGTCATGGATCAACAGATTTTCGACAAATTTAATTAAGACGAAATGTTAAGATACACTTAATCTTGTCACATGACATATTTCGTCTTAAATTAAACAACTTTAAGCAACCTCTTGTCATTAATTCCAGGTATTTACGTAAAGTAATTTACTCTGTTGATGTCGATCACCTGGGTCGATCCAGTTGTCTGTGCGAGAGCAGCAAAGTGTCGTCGTTGCCTGGAAACTGGAgtgacgatgatgatgaagcaCTAAATAAATTTGTCACTTGGAAATGTCTACGTGACGCAAAAACTTGCCAAGATGCAAGAATTTTGACGTCCTACCTGAATGGCAATGATAACTATAGACGTGTACAACCTGCAATCAATTACGCAACCACAGGTGGGAGACGAACTGTTCTGTCGTCAGTTGGCAACAGAAATGGCAAAATTTAAGGAACGTTCCAGGCTCTAAATCTTTCCTGATTCTTGCCCTGCCTctcgattttttgtttaaagagGGAAAGGATAGGGATAGGTTATTCCAATCGTGGTGTAGGTAAACAATTtgatgtatatatttttttctaagcGTTCATTAACTGGCTGGGAagtataaaagaaataaaaacaaataaaaaaaaaagatgtgaagcggccatcatggattttttaaaattccccTTTCCCTCAGTTCCGATGAGCTAACAAATTGCCCTACCTACGGAAATGTGCTACTTCTTGAAACTGCCgattcaaaaaaatataaaggtGGAAAGATCATTAAGGTCACAAAAGCAAAAGGGAGAAAGGCTGAACCATCGCAGCGATTTGTAAATGCTTTCATGAGGAAAACGATGCTAATTCTTATGGTCCTGAAGAAACCCTTAATGAACCGAGCGTGAAATTATCAACACGTCCGCAACGTAACGTGCAATGCACATCGTTTTGCTTTCCATTTTGCATTCCGTGTGTGTTACATAGGGATTTCCCCGCTATATTGTTTCATCGATTGACCACATTATGCAAGCCCGCGTGAAACGTTAGCAATTGTATGCACGTTTCCATGATGGGTTTTATTAGATTCCTTTCAGAGCTGATAAAAGCTGAAAAGTTAACGAAATTTCAGAGCCGTTCAACGAGGTCGTTTACCAAACAATCATAGATTAACATTATACACTTACATAAATAAATGGCTGGTGGTTGTGGGATCTGTTTCTCGGCCGGTTAAAGATAAGACAGCTAGCATGAGTATACCACGTAGATATGCAGTTCGAGATACACACGCCTTATAATCGGCTCAATAAAAATTAGTTGTTCTTGCCACGTCTTACACAACTCGTTTAAATTAACACCCTTCCCGATTAATCAACACAAAGgtacataaaaaaacactTTTAAAATATCATTAGAGCTTTTCCGCTGTGGCCAAGTATTGCAGCATTACTAATTGATGTTCCAACTTTGAACTGGACATGTCTTGTGAAGATCCCAGCCCGATTATGGAGTTGGACGAGAAGGTACTTTTGGGCAAAGGAGCAGAAGGTCACGTATTCCTCGGCACTTTTGCTGGAGAAAAAGTTGCCATCAAAAGAGTCCTCACAAACGCGGACACTGTTGTGGACCCAGCCCGTCAACGAAGGGAAGATGAAACCATGAAAAAATTAGAACACCCCAATGTTCTCAAATTAATTGAGGTTGTAGAAAAGCAAAATTTCAGGTGAGTAACCCAAAAATGATGaaactattttcattttgaatggTCACAATTCCTGCTATACCTTTAAGGTATTTGATATTGGAGTTCTGCGTGGGAACGATTCGAGACTACATAAGAAAAAAGTACACTGGCCCAATGCCTTCCGAAATCGAAGGGATGATGCAAATGGCTAGCGGACTGCAATACATTCACTCGCAGAATTTTGTCCATCGAGATATTAAACCAGAAAATGTGT belongs to Daphnia magna isolate NIES linkage group LG1, ASM2063170v1.1, whole genome shotgun sequence and includes:
- the LOC116936488 gene encoding serine/threonine-protein kinase/endoribonuclease ire-1, encoding MDFIVNLFFPKKSVDYNKNDVLGTGISGQVFSGTFNGEKVAVKRILKNVGNNLDEAAQKKEEDTMKILDHQNVLKLIDVQNDDNFKYLILEFCVGTLFDYVKGDYKGEIPSEIDGMIQMASGLLYIHSNRFVHRDIKPGNVLISPKFILKISDFGFSRGVTGSGSFSMSSGPKGTRVYYSPEFLSTEEKTKKEKEQIRVNVSIDIFSLGCLFFNYLTMGGHPFANGGPPNEVLTPTNIQNDEKILNGTMGLQENHYAYAMIDGMTEKDPSNRWKLEQALETLNDEAKRIRTE
- the LOC116933483 gene encoding serine/threonine-protein kinase/endoribonuclease IRE1; this translates as MSVTGEYETSVSQDATFLGKGAYGIVYEGSWNEKRVAIKRIDKTEFFVSNSSADSTNARQQREEENMKKLDHPNVLKLLHVEIDKNYKYFYLELCEGTIGDYIRGNYTGPMPPPEADSLYQMASGLAYIHSMGLVHRDVKDDNVLIYKSTTEEKTRLKISDFGFSKPTTASGTYSLKSGVKGTRRYFSPELLMLSDEQAKSGILDHQRSNISSDIFALGCLFYSYLTKGKHPFEDSRGFYLIPANVLEGKYNLEGITDPLFQSIVEGMIAAVPVTRLGLDAVQLKLTPRLTH